The sequence below is a genomic window from Luteimonas sp. MC1825.
ACCATCTGGCCGGCCTCGAACAGCACCTTCGGGCGCGGCTTCTCCACGCCTTCCTGGACGCGGGCGAGGATGGCATCGGCCTCGTCGTCGCGGATCGGCAGCGGGTTGGCGGCGGTTCCGCCGATGAAACCCATGACCTTGGGCGTTTCCTTCACCAGGTGCCAGCTCTCGCTGTCGATGCGCGGGATGCCGCCCTCGTCGTGGGTGGCGATCTGCACCAGCACGTAACCCGGGAAGAACTTGCGCTCGGAGCGGCGCTTCTGCCCGGCGCGCATCTCGATCACTTCCTCGGTGGGCACCATCACGTCGCCGAACTTGTCTTCCATCTCAAGGCGGGCAATGCGGTCGCGCAGCGCCTGGGCCACC
It includes:
- the nusG gene encoding transcription termination/antitermination protein NusG — translated: MKRWYVVHAYSGFEKAVAQALRDRIARLEMEDKFGDVMVPTEEVIEMRAGQKRRSERKFFPGYVLVQIATHDEGGIPRIDSESWHLVKETPKVMGFIGGTAANPLPIRDDEADAILARVQEGVEKPRPKVLFEAGQMVRVTDGPFNDFNGVVEEVNYEKSRLRVAVLIFGRSTPVELEFGQVEKA